From the Hevea brasiliensis isolate MT/VB/25A 57/8 chromosome 15, ASM3005281v1, whole genome shotgun sequence genome, one window contains:
- the LOC110649280 gene encoding putative invertase inhibitor translates to MKNFFKLAIIFFSFIYSISLNDGRPTHHFCKKAAKSDPNLSYNFCVRSLEANPKTQNATLEELVNISIKLTISNATNISSSISQLLNQKNLDAYTRGALQDCLELYSDANSELNEAMCDLKKKDYFKANIDVSSAMDSSTTCEDGFKEKKGMVSPLTKENNAFFQWTAIVLAFINMLS, encoded by the coding sequence ATGAAAAACTTCTTCAAACTTGCCATTATTTTCTTCTCCTTCATTTATTCAATAAGCTTGAATGATGGACGTCCAACCCATCATTTTTGCAAGAAAGCAGCAAAGAGTGATCCAAATTTGAGCTATAATTTCTGTGTTAGATCCCTTGAAGCCAATCCCAAGACTCAAAATGCAACCCTTGAAGAGTTGGTGAACATATCAATTAAACTAACCATATCAAATGCAACAAATATCAGCTCCTCCATTTCACAGCTTCTGAACCAGAAAAATTTAGACGCATACACTAGAGGTGCCTTGCAAGATTGCTTGGAGCTTTACTCAGATGCAAATTCTGAACTAAATGAAGCCATGTGTGACTTGAAGAAAAAAGATTATTTCAAAGCTAATATAGATGTGAGTTCTGCCATGGATTCTTCTACTACTTGTGAGGATGGTTTCAAGGAGAAGAAAGGTATGGTTTCTCCCTTGACAAAGGAGAATAATGCGTTCTTCCAATGGACTGCAATTGTTCTTGCTTTTATTAATATGTTAAGTTga
- the LOC131173829 gene encoding putative invertase inhibitor, with protein sequence MYQTSSFSTFILCFIFFFFFLSNNPAERTSAFEAGYSTIDIINRTCKRCKEKSKSFNYDFCQSSLQVIPASHVTNLQGLAVIGMELALENATTTISNIRSLLNTGSFKPFALACLQNCLDLYSEAIVTLVDGVAVFLTGHYGIANVKVRAVMEAATTCEEGFNQKEGEVSPLTTENFSLFHLCDIALCIIHWLTLVVPLS encoded by the coding sequence ATGTACCAAACATCTTCTTTCTCAACCTTCATTCTTTGCTtcatattcttcttcttcttcttgtcaaATAATCCAGCAGAGAGAACTTCTGCCTTCGAAGCAGGTTATTCAACGATAGATATAATCAACAGAACCTGCAAAAGATGCAAGGAGAAATCAAAATCTTTCAACTACGATTTCTGTCAAAGCTCCCTCCAAGTAATTCCAGCAAGCCATGTCACCAACCTTCAAGGACTAGCTGTAATTGGGATGGAACTAGCCCTGGAAAATGCAACCACCACCATTTCAAACATAAGGAGCTTGTTGAACACCGGAAGTTTCAAACCTTTTGCCTTGGCTTGCTTGCAGAATTGCTTGGACCTATATTCTGAAGCTATTGTGACATTGGTGGATGGTGTGGCTGTGTTCTTGACTGGACATTATGGAATTGCTAATGTGAAAGTGAGAGCAGTTATGGAAGCAGCAACTACTTGTGAAGAAGGGTTCAATCAGAAGGAAGGAGAGGTTTCTCCATTGACTACAGAGAATTTCAGTCTCTTCCATTTGTGTGATATCGCATTATGCATCATTCACTGGCTTACTCTAGTGGTGCCTCTGAGTTAA